From Stenotrophomonas nitritireducens, the proteins below share one genomic window:
- a CDS encoding cob(I)yrinic acid a,c-diamide adenosyltransferase, with the protein MGNRLSKIYTRTGDDGSTGLGDGSRTGKDSLRVNAYGTVDEANSAIGVLLAVTLPQDVRDLLTIIQHQLFDLGGELCIPGHAAIHAADIDALEQHLDRYNDDLPPLKDFILPAGGEGAARCHLARTIVRRAERETVALARVEDIRAEAVRYLNRLSDLLFVLSRVLARADGQGEVLWNHERRHG; encoded by the coding sequence ATGGGTAACCGCCTCTCCAAGATCTACACCCGCACCGGTGACGATGGCAGCACCGGCCTGGGCGATGGCAGCCGTACCGGCAAGGACTCGCTGCGCGTCAACGCCTACGGCACCGTCGATGAGGCCAACTCGGCCATCGGCGTGCTGCTGGCCGTCACGCTGCCGCAGGACGTGCGCGACCTGCTGACCATCATCCAGCACCAGTTGTTCGACCTGGGCGGCGAGCTGTGCATCCCCGGCCACGCCGCCATCCATGCCGCCGATATCGACGCGCTGGAGCAGCACCTGGACCGCTACAACGACGACCTGCCGCCGCTGAAGGATTTCATCCTGCCGGCCGGCGGCGAAGGTGCCGCGCGCTGCCACCTGGCCCGCACCATCGTGCGCCGGGCCGAGCGTGAAACCGTGGCCCTGGCCCGGGTCGAGGACATCCGGGCCGAGGCGGTGCGCTATCTGAACCGCCTGTCGGATCTGCTGTTCGTGCTGTCCCGCGTGCTTGCCCGGGCCGATGGCCAGGGCGAGGTGCTGTGGAACCACGAGCGCCGTCACGGCTGA
- a CDS encoding histone deacetylase family protein has product MLVFTHPACLEHDPGIDHPESPERLHAVISALREAFPDQLEWRNAPPAKLGELARVHTRELIDAVLQVQTAPLRRVDLDTFTSPGSASAALHAAGAGVAAVDAVMLEPGNRHVFCAVRPPGHHATADTAMGFCLFNNIAVAAAYARDKYGLERVAIVDFDVHHGNGTQAIFEADPNVAYYSTHQSGLFPFSGTMRERGVGNICNILLPPGSGGFRFRNTWADEMLPQIEAFRPQLLFISAGFDAHMRDPQADLMVETEDFGWLTAELAKLAERHCGGRVVSMLEGGYDLQALRECSVAHVQELLATP; this is encoded by the coding sequence ATGCTGGTATTCACCCACCCCGCCTGCCTTGAACACGACCCCGGCATCGACCACCCCGAGTCGCCGGAGCGCCTGCACGCCGTCATTTCGGCCCTGCGCGAGGCGTTCCCCGACCAGCTGGAATGGCGCAATGCCCCGCCGGCCAAGCTCGGCGAGCTGGCGCGGGTGCATACCCGCGAGCTGATCGACGCCGTGCTGCAGGTGCAGACCGCGCCGCTGCGGCGCGTGGACCTGGACACCTTCACCTCGCCGGGCTCGGCCAGTGCCGCCCTGCATGCGGCCGGCGCCGGCGTGGCCGCGGTGGATGCAGTGATGCTGGAGCCAGGCAATCGGCACGTGTTCTGCGCGGTGCGCCCGCCCGGTCATCACGCCACCGCCGATACCGCGATGGGCTTCTGCCTGTTCAACAACATCGCCGTGGCCGCCGCCTACGCCCGCGACAAGTACGGCCTGGAGCGGGTGGCAATCGTCGATTTCGACGTGCACCACGGCAACGGCACCCAGGCCATCTTCGAGGCCGACCCGAACGTCGCCTACTACAGCACCCACCAGTCCGGCCTGTTCCCGTTCTCGGGCACCATGCGCGAGCGTGGGGTCGGCAACATCTGCAACATCCTGCTGCCACCGGGCAGCGGCGGCTTCCGCTTCCGCAACACCTGGGCCGATGAAATGCTGCCGCAGATCGAGGCCTTCCGGCCGCAACTGCTGTTCATTTCGGCCGGCTTCGACGCCCACATGCGCGACCCCCAGGCCGACCTGATGGTCGAAACCGAGGATTTCGGCTGGCTGACCGCCGAACTGGCCAAGCTTGCCGAACGCCATTGCGGCGGCCGCGTGGTGTCCATGCTGGAAGGCGGCTACGACCTGCAGGCGCTGCGCGAATGCAGCGTCGCCCACGTCCAGGAACTGCTCGCAACCCCTTGA
- a CDS encoding nucleoside deaminase encodes MLHAQVHLTLPVWIHDAVDADRAYTSDADKVALAIELSRLNVEHASGGPFGAVVFGPDHKVIAAAVNRVVPHATSLAHAENMAYMLAQQKLNTPRLNALLSPITLATSSQPCCQCYGATVWAGIDRLLIGASAADVEELTPFDEGPLPADWAGELNKRGIEVVQGINRDDARAVLHSYGKNDGARY; translated from the coding sequence ATGCTGCACGCCCAGGTTCACCTCACCCTCCCCGTCTGGATCCACGACGCCGTCGATGCCGACCGTGCCTATACCAGCGATGCGGACAAGGTAGCGCTGGCAATCGAGCTGTCGCGCCTGAACGTGGAACACGCCAGCGGCGGCCCGTTCGGCGCGGTGGTGTTCGGTCCGGATCACAAGGTGATTGCTGCTGCGGTGAACCGCGTTGTGCCGCATGCCACCTCCTTGGCCCACGCCGAGAACATGGCCTATATGCTGGCCCAGCAGAAGCTCAACACGCCGCGTCTGAACGCGTTGCTGTCGCCGATCACCCTGGCCACCTCCTCGCAGCCCTGCTGCCAGTGCTACGGCGCCACCGTCTGGGCCGGTATCGACCGTCTGTTGATCGGTGCCAGCGCCGCCGACGTGGAAGAACTCACCCCGTTCGACGAAGGCCCGCTGCCCGCAGACTGGGCCGGTGAACTGAACAAGCGCGGCATCGAGGTCGTGCAGGGCATCAACCGCGACGACGCCCGCGCGGTACTGCACAGCTACGGCAAGAACGACGGCGCACGTTACTGA
- a CDS encoding SMP-30/gluconolactonase/LRE family protein encodes MTLARLAAATLITLSSAATAAEDFIARDHVSDGIFTSGIEGPATGPDGALYVVNIGKDGTIGRVDADGKATLFLTLPDGSIGNGIRFGRDGTMYIADYARHNILRVAPGSTTVSLFAHLPDAHQPNDIALAPDGTLYASDPNWTKIDEGQLWRIDRDGKVHLLETGMGTTNGIEVSPDGKRVYVNESVQRTVWVYDRTDDGSLANKRLLIRFDEHGMDGMRCDADGNLYIARYDAGVIAVVSPQGALLREVPLKGRKPSNLAFGGNDGRQVFVTLQDRGAVETFQADRPGREYGLQPSGKP; translated from the coding sequence ATCACCCTTGCCCGCCTCGCCGCCGCCACGCTCATCACCCTGAGCAGCGCCGCCACTGCAGCCGAAGACTTCATCGCCCGCGACCACGTCAGCGATGGCATCTTCACCAGCGGCATCGAAGGCCCGGCCACCGGTCCTGACGGTGCGCTATATGTAGTCAATATCGGCAAGGACGGCACCATCGGCCGCGTCGACGCAGACGGCAAGGCAACGCTGTTCCTCACCCTGCCCGACGGCAGCATCGGCAACGGCATCCGCTTTGGCCGTGATGGCACGATGTATATCGCCGACTACGCACGCCACAACATCCTGCGCGTCGCGCCGGGCAGCACCACCGTCAGTTTGTTCGCCCACCTGCCGGACGCGCATCAGCCCAACGACATCGCGCTGGCTCCGGACGGCACGCTCTACGCCAGCGATCCGAACTGGACCAAGATCGACGAAGGCCAGTTATGGCGCATCGACCGCGACGGCAAGGTGCACCTGCTGGAAACCGGGATGGGTACCACCAACGGCATCGAAGTCAGCCCCGACGGCAAGCGCGTGTACGTCAACGAAAGCGTGCAACGCACTGTCTGGGTCTACGACCGCACCGACGACGGCAGCCTCGCCAACAAGCGTCTGCTGATCCGCTTCGACGAGCACGGTATGGACGGCATGCGCTGCGATGCCGATGGCAACCTCTACATCGCCCGCTACGACGCTGGGGTGATTGCGGTGGTGTCACCGCAAGGCGCGCTGCTGCGCGAGGTTCCGCTCAAAGGCCGCAAGCCCAGCAACCTCGCCTTCGGTGGCAATGATGGCCGCCAGGTCTTCGTCACCCTGCAGGACCGGGGCGCGGTGGAGACCTTCCAGGCGGATCGCCCCGGTCGTGAATACGGGCTGCAGCCATCAGGCAAACCCTGA
- the rlmM gene encoding 23S rRNA (cytidine(2498)-2'-O)-methyltransferase RlmM, giving the protein MTGLLCYCRQGFEPELAGELNERAGLAGIAGYARTQRNDGYVVFVTDEAEALDQRLPWRELIFARQKLRVLAELPQLDATDRITPILAALEGQQRFGDLWVEHPDSDAGKPLAGLARAFGNALRPALRKAGLLTDKPNGKLPRLHVVFVDGTHAFVCVADTRDSAPWLLGIPRLKLLPDAPSRSALKLEEAFMTLLTPEEREALVVPGMRAADLGAAPGGWTWVLTRQHLRVSSIDNGPLRQHVLDTGLVEHLRADGFHWQPETPLDWMVCDMVEQPRRVAERMGTWLREGWCKHAIFNLKLPMKKRWDETRLCLDLFADKAGKPLTIRAKQLYHDREEITVFVTPRAKGF; this is encoded by the coding sequence ATGACCGGCCTGCTCTGCTACTGCCGCCAAGGCTTTGAACCGGAACTGGCCGGCGAACTCAACGAACGTGCAGGTCTGGCCGGTATTGCCGGCTATGCCCGCACCCAGCGCAACGATGGCTACGTGGTGTTTGTCACCGATGAAGCCGAAGCATTGGACCAACGCCTGCCCTGGCGCGAGCTGATCTTCGCCCGCCAGAAGCTGCGGGTATTGGCCGAGCTGCCGCAGCTCGATGCCACCGACCGCATCACCCCGATCCTTGCCGCACTGGAAGGCCAGCAGCGCTTTGGCGATCTGTGGGTGGAACACCCCGATTCGGACGCCGGCAAGCCGCTGGCCGGGCTAGCCCGCGCCTTCGGCAATGCGCTGCGCCCGGCATTGCGCAAGGCCGGCCTGCTCACCGACAAGCCCAACGGCAAGCTGCCGCGCCTGCATGTGGTGTTTGTGGATGGCACGCACGCCTTCGTCTGCGTGGCCGACACCCGCGACAGTGCGCCCTGGCTGCTCGGTATCCCGCGCTTGAAGCTGCTGCCGGATGCGCCCTCGCGTTCGGCCCTGAAGCTGGAAGAAGCCTTCATGACCCTGCTTACGCCTGAAGAGCGTGAAGCACTGGTGGTACCGGGCATGCGCGCGGCCGATCTGGGCGCGGCACCCGGTGGCTGGACGTGGGTACTGACCCGCCAACACCTGCGTGTCAGCAGCATCGACAACGGCCCGTTGCGCCAGCACGTGCTGGATACCGGTCTGGTCGAGCATCTGCGTGCCGATGGTTTCCATTGGCAGCCGGAAACGCCCCTGGACTGGATGGTCTGCGACATGGTCGAACAGCCACGCCGCGTTGCCGAGCGCATGGGCACCTGGCTGCGCGAGGGCTGGTGCAAGCACGCCATCTTCAATCTGAAATTGCCGATGAAGAAGCGCTGGGATGAAACCCGCCTGTGCCTGGACCTGTTCGCCGACAAGGCCGGCAAGCCGCTGACCATCCGCGCCAAGCAGCTGTATCACGACCGTGAGGAAATCACGGTGTTTGTGACCCCAAGAGCCAAGGGCTTTTGA
- a CDS encoding TonB-dependent receptor yields MNVQRLSFAITLALCSSQALAEADANAENTAHTLDTISVIGQGQTRQVQRIGEVDKQVLPPGSSGQKILDRLPGVSVQSNDAFGANEESQTISLRGFDKTRLGYTLDGIPLGDNSYGNYNGLSIARAIIAENLGGAELSQGIGSLGVASTSNLGGAIQYFSQDPSSVFGGRASVTVGDDNQRRGYLRVDTGDINGFSAYVSGVHQDADMWAAPHQNQTTRQFNAKAVWNVGDHRFGAFVATSRVSQANYAYLSKSMLQRGLGYDWNIYAPDWDRAVAAAYCAPATFNADRCAFSGGVNSIDDAYYQSRALRDDNLYSLDANLHLGDELNLKLLAYHHDNRGQGHWWAPGQPSYPGTDRMLPISIRSTNYTIDRQGITAALAWNVGIHELEAGLWFEHNDHNVERNFYYIDGPFLDDTYLKNPDRRLFDQDFDIRTRQFYVQDRMRFLDQRLTVDVGIKSPNTRMRATAKPGTEQKLASGTLTAKESLLPQLGVGFKLNANNELFASYAENIAAFVGGGSGGPLQVSPESFAASAGLEPEKSKTFEAGFRSFGDKYQASLAAYHVKFDNRLLSLNPCTSIEVGTRPECITRFINVGSVKSQGAELTFIFKPVDGLQWYNALSWNKTTYEDDYVSGGAVVPVAGKITVDTPQRMASSELSWNRDGWFASLRGKYTGKRYYTYTNDQSVPGVTTFDAGGGYSFGPGLGLQNVKVSLNVTNLSNKRYAGQLSSFAPTDPNGTRYAIHASAPRQIFMTVGAEF; encoded by the coding sequence ATGAACGTCCAACGCCTCAGCTTCGCCATCACCCTCGCCCTTTGCAGCAGCCAGGCCCTTGCCGAAGCAGATGCCAACGCGGAAAACACCGCCCACACACTGGACACCATCTCGGTGATCGGCCAGGGCCAGACCCGCCAGGTGCAGCGCATCGGCGAGGTCGACAAGCAGGTGTTGCCGCCGGGCAGCAGCGGCCAGAAGATTCTTGACCGCCTGCCCGGCGTCTCGGTGCAGTCCAATGATGCCTTCGGCGCCAATGAAGAATCGCAGACCATCAGCCTGCGCGGTTTCGACAAGACCCGCCTTGGCTATACGCTCGATGGCATCCCGCTGGGCGACAACAGCTATGGCAACTACAACGGTCTGAGCATTGCCCGCGCCATCATCGCCGAGAACCTGGGCGGTGCCGAGCTGTCGCAGGGTATCGGCTCGCTGGGTGTGGCATCGACCAGCAACCTGGGTGGGGCAATCCAGTATTTTTCGCAGGACCCGTCCAGCGTGTTCGGCGGCCGCGCCAGCGTAACGGTGGGCGATGACAACCAGCGCCGCGGTTATCTGCGCGTGGATACCGGCGACATCAACGGCTTCTCGGCGTATGTGTCCGGCGTGCACCAGGATGCCGACATGTGGGCCGCACCCCACCAGAACCAGACCACGCGCCAGTTCAACGCAAAGGCGGTATGGAACGTGGGCGATCATCGCTTCGGTGCCTTCGTCGCCACTTCGCGTGTCAGCCAGGCCAACTACGCCTATCTGTCCAAGAGCATGCTGCAGCGTGGGCTTGGCTACGACTGGAACATCTACGCGCCGGATTGGGACCGCGCCGTGGCGGCAGCCTATTGCGCCCCCGCCACCTTCAATGCGGACCGCTGCGCGTTCTCCGGCGGCGTCAACAGCATCGACGATGCCTACTACCAGAGCCGTGCGCTGCGCGATGACAACCTGTATTCGCTCGATGCCAACCTGCATCTCGGTGACGAACTCAACCTGAAGCTGCTGGCCTATCACCACGACAACCGGGGCCAGGGCCATTGGTGGGCGCCGGGCCAACCGTCCTATCCGGGCACCGATCGCATGCTGCCGATCTCCATCCGCAGCACCAATTACACCATCGACCGCCAGGGCATCACCGCGGCGCTGGCGTGGAATGTCGGCATCCATGAGCTGGAAGCCGGGCTGTGGTTCGAGCACAACGACCACAACGTCGAACGCAACTTCTATTACATCGACGGCCCCTTCCTCGACGACACCTACCTGAAGAATCCGGACCGTCGCCTGTTCGACCAGGATTTCGATATCCGCACCCGCCAGTTCTACGTGCAGGACCGCATGCGCTTCCTTGACCAGCGTCTGACCGTGGATGTCGGCATCAAGAGCCCGAACACCCGCATGCGCGCCACCGCCAAACCCGGCACCGAGCAAAAGCTCGCTTCGGGCACGCTGACCGCCAAGGAATCGCTGCTGCCGCAGCTCGGCGTTGGCTTCAAGCTCAATGCCAACAACGAGCTGTTTGCGTCCTATGCCGAGAACATCGCCGCCTTCGTCGGTGGTGGCAGCGGTGGTCCGCTGCAGGTCTCACCGGAATCCTTTGCCGCCAGTGCCGGATTGGAGCCGGAGAAATCCAAGACCTTCGAGGCCGGCTTCCGCAGCTTCGGTGACAAGTACCAGGCCTCGTTGGCGGCCTACCATGTGAAGTTCGACAACCGCCTGCTCTCGCTCAATCCCTGCACCAGCATTGAAGTAGGCACGCGCCCAGAATGCATCACCCGTTTCATCAACGTCGGCTCGGTGAAAAGCCAGGGCGCGGAGCTGACCTTCATCTTCAAGCCAGTGGATGGCCTGCAGTGGTACAACGCGCTGTCGTGGAACAAGACCACCTATGAGGACGACTATGTCTCCGGTGGCGCGGTAGTGCCGGTCGCCGGCAAGATCACCGTCGACACGCCGCAACGCATGGCCTCCAGCGAGCTGAGCTGGAACCGCGACGGGTGGTTTGCCAGCCTGCGCGGCAAGTACACCGGCAAGCGCTACTACACCTATACCAACGACCAGTCGGTGCCCGGCGTGACCACCTTCGATGCCGGCGGCGGCTACAGCTTCGGCCCCGGGCTGGGACTGCAGAACGTCAAGGTCTCCTTGAACGTGACCAACCTGAGCAACAAGCGCTACGCCGGCCAGCTGAGCTCGTTCGCCCCGACCGACCCCAACGGCACCCGTTACGCGATTCACGCCAGCGCGCCACGGCAGATCTTCATGACGGTAGGTGCGGAGTTTTAA
- the ubiH gene encoding 2-octaprenyl-6-methoxyphenyl hydroxylase, which translates to MSKNHDVVIVGGGLVGASLAIALDRLGLDVGLVEATPGGVMPAVFDQRNLSFAAATVNALTALGVMQKLANPPGPIRRIHVSRAGDFGRMVMQASDYGREAFGQVVVARDFGEALEARLAELQHLTRYRPARFVGLGASSAGRRELILADESGEQRLQARLVVGADGTRSAVRQALGIDVSEHDYQQTLFVARVRAAKAPDGSAYERFTDTGPTALLPRGDRHYGVVHGVARDQADAVMALDDAAWLARLQGAVGWRAGRLLESGPRSAYPLIQVLAQKLVGERALLLGNAAQTIHPLGAQGFNLGLRDALTLAELIEDGAQDAGSDALLHAYVARRGPDREQTLAFSDGLARLTSNATSLIRPLRSLGFVAAAQAPALQSFLVGGAMGFRGQVPELCRSEAR; encoded by the coding sequence ATGAGCAAGAACCATGACGTAGTGATCGTCGGTGGCGGACTGGTCGGTGCCAGTCTGGCCATCGCACTGGACCGGCTGGGGCTGGACGTGGGTCTGGTCGAGGCCACCCCGGGCGGGGTGATGCCGGCGGTATTCGACCAGCGCAACCTCAGCTTTGCCGCGGCCACGGTCAATGCCCTGACCGCGCTGGGGGTGATGCAGAAGCTGGCCAACCCGCCCGGCCCGATCCGCCGCATCCATGTCAGCCGCGCCGGTGATTTCGGCCGGATGGTGATGCAGGCCAGCGATTACGGACGAGAGGCCTTCGGCCAGGTGGTGGTGGCGCGTGACTTCGGCGAGGCGCTGGAAGCCCGGCTGGCCGAGCTGCAGCACCTGACCCGCTACCGCCCGGCCCGCTTCGTCGGCCTGGGTGCGAGCAGCGCTGGCCGTCGCGAGCTGATCCTCGCCGACGAGTCCGGCGAACAACGCCTGCAGGCGCGGCTGGTGGTCGGCGCCGATGGCACCCGCAGCGCGGTACGCCAGGCACTGGGCATTGACGTCAGCGAACACGATTACCAGCAGACCTTGTTTGTGGCGCGGGTGCGCGCGGCCAAGGCACCGGATGGCAGCGCCTATGAGCGCTTCACCGATACCGGCCCAACCGCTCTACTGCCGCGTGGCGACCGTCACTACGGCGTAGTGCACGGTGTGGCCCGCGACCAGGCCGATGCGGTGATGGCACTGGACGACGCGGCGTGGCTGGCGCGGCTGCAGGGCGCAGTGGGCTGGCGTGCCGGGCGGCTGCTGGAAAGCGGCCCGCGCAGCGCCTACCCGTTGATCCAGGTGCTGGCACAGAAGCTGGTGGGAGAGCGCGCGCTGTTGCTGGGCAATGCCGCGCAGACGATCCATCCGCTGGGTGCGCAGGGCTTCAACCTGGGCCTGCGCGATGCGCTGACCCTGGCTGAGTTGATTGAAGATGGCGCACAGGATGCGGGCAGTGATGCACTGCTGCATGCCTATGTGGCGCGGCGTGGCCCGGACCGCGAGCAGACGCTGGCGTTCTCCGACGGGCTTGCGCGTTTGACCAGCAATGCCACATCGCTGATACGCCCGCTGCGCAGCCTGGGCTTCGTCGCTGCGGCGCAGGCCCCGGCGCTGCAGTCCTTCCTGGTCGGCGGAGCAATGGGCTTCCGTGGTCAGGTGCCCGAACTGTGCAGGAGCGAAGCGCGATGA
- the phbB gene encoding acetoacetyl-CoA reductase: MTLRIAYVTSGMGSVGTAICQTLARAGHTVVAGCAPDSPRKANWIREQRELGFDFITSEGNAADWNSTAAAFAKVRAEVGEVDVLVNNSGGSRDMLFRQMTSEDWNAVIASNLNTLFNLSKQVVDGMTSQNWGRIINIGSVSAQKGQIGQVNYATAKAAMHGFSRALAAEVAARGVTVNTISPGYIASQAISSFPPDVLDRLAASVPIRRLGKPEEVASLCAWLASDDAAYVTGADYPVNGGLYMG, encoded by the coding sequence ATGACGCTACGTATCGCTTACGTCACCAGTGGCATGGGCAGTGTAGGCACTGCCATCTGCCAGACCCTGGCCCGCGCCGGCCACACCGTGGTGGCCGGTTGCGCGCCGGATTCACCGCGCAAAGCCAACTGGATCCGCGAACAGCGCGAACTCGGCTTCGATTTCATCACCTCCGAAGGCAACGCCGCCGACTGGAACTCCACCGCCGCCGCATTTGCCAAGGTGCGCGCGGAAGTTGGCGAAGTGGATGTGCTGGTCAACAACTCCGGTGGCAGCCGCGACATGTTGTTCCGGCAGATGACCAGTGAAGACTGGAACGCGGTGATCGCCTCCAACCTCAACACCTTGTTCAACCTGAGCAAGCAGGTGGTGGATGGCATGACCAGCCAGAACTGGGGCCGCATCATCAACATCGGCTCGGTCAGCGCACAGAAGGGCCAGATCGGCCAGGTCAATTACGCCACCGCGAAAGCGGCAATGCACGGCTTTAGCCGCGCCCTGGCTGCGGAGGTTGCAGCGCGCGGCGTCACCGTCAACACCATTTCGCCGGGCTATATCGCCAGCCAGGCGATCAGCAGCTTTCCGCCGGATGTATTGGACCGGCTGGCCGCCTCGGTGCCGATCCGTCGCCTCGGCAAGCCGGAGGAAGTAGCTTCCTTGTGTGCCTGGTTGGCCAGCGACGATGCGGCCTATGTCACCGGTGCCGACTATCCGGTCAACGGCGGCTTGTACATGGGCTGA
- a CDS encoding EF-hand domain-containing protein: protein MTQRCPVSTAPRLALLLCAALPFTTLHAQTAPPQGAVTAPLVDVPVHVREQPLSTGKVTHATQILMPSDQAQVTVRSIQPDSVIGNYRIDFDAMDVDGDGFISREEAQANPALADEFNALDSGRRGKLSRAQLAGWLR from the coding sequence CTGACCCAGAGGTGCCCCGTGTCCACCGCCCCACGCCTTGCCCTGCTGTTGTGTGCCGCCCTGCCATTCACCACGCTGCATGCGCAGACCGCGCCCCCACAAGGCGCGGTCACCGCCCCGCTGGTGGATGTGCCGGTGCATGTGCGCGAGCAACCATTGTCCACCGGCAAGGTCACCCACGCGACACAGATCCTGATGCCGAGCGACCAAGCGCAAGTCACCGTGCGTTCGATCCAGCCCGACAGCGTGATCGGCAATTACCGCATCGATTTCGACGCAATGGATGTGGACGGCGATGGCTTCATCAGCCGCGAAGAAGCGCAGGCCAATCCGGCCCTGGCAGATGAGTTCAATGCCTTGGATAGCGGCCGTCGCGGCAAGCTGTCGCGCGCGCAGTTGGCCGGTTGGCTACGCTGA
- a CDS encoding UbiH/UbiF family hydroxylase has translation MSRRGQWDAVIVGGGVVGAACALALAQEGQQVALVEGREPPPWSPHKPDLRVFAFAADNAALLDTLGVWKQVDQSRAHAYRRMRVWDAAGGDDLTFDADTLGRRELGWIVENGLLVDRLWAALPAAGVQLYCPARVEAMEQDAQGVRLRLDDGRRVEASIAIAADGSESTLRTLAGLDVSRHDYGQRGVVAYVDSALPNEDTAWQRFLATGPLAVLPFARNRSSIVWTLPDAEAERVLALDEDSFNRELTNAFAGRLGEMRLASARAAFPLRRQLAKAYVAGRVLTLGDAAHVVHPLAGQGVNLGLRDVAGLRDLVRAAKQRRQEWSAPHRLQRWARMRRSENTVAAYSFDAINKVFSNDEMHLTLARGALLGLAGKMPPLVSLFWKRASGL, from the coding sequence ATGAGCCGACGTGGGCAATGGGATGCGGTGATCGTTGGCGGTGGCGTGGTGGGCGCAGCCTGCGCGCTGGCGTTGGCCCAGGAAGGCCAGCAGGTGGCGCTGGTGGAAGGCCGCGAGCCGCCGCCGTGGTCGCCGCACAAGCCGGACCTGCGGGTGTTCGCCTTTGCCGCGGACAACGCTGCTCTGCTGGACACCCTGGGCGTATGGAAACAGGTGGACCAGTCCCGCGCGCACGCTTATCGGCGCATGCGGGTATGGGATGCCGCTGGCGGGGATGATCTGACCTTTGACGCCGATACACTCGGTCGCCGCGAGCTGGGCTGGATCGTCGAGAACGGCCTGCTGGTGGACCGTCTGTGGGCGGCCTTGCCGGCGGCGGGGGTACAGCTGTACTGCCCGGCGCGGGTGGAGGCGATGGAACAGGATGCGCAAGGCGTGCGCCTGCGCCTGGACGATGGTCGCCGCGTCGAAGCTTCCATCGCGATTGCCGCCGACGGCAGTGAATCCACCCTGCGTACCCTGGCCGGTCTGGATGTCAGCCGGCATGACTACGGCCAGCGCGGCGTGGTTGCCTACGTGGACAGTGCCTTGCCGAACGAAGACACCGCTTGGCAGCGTTTCCTCGCTACCGGCCCGCTGGCGGTGCTGCCGTTTGCCCGCAACCGCAGTTCCATCGTCTGGACCTTGCCGGATGCAGAAGCCGAGCGCGTGCTGGCACTGGACGAGGACAGCTTCAACCGCGAACTGACCAATGCCTTTGCCGGGCGTCTGGGCGAAATGCGGCTGGCGTCGGCGCGGGCGGCATTCCCCTTGCGTCGGCAGCTGGCCAAGGCCTACGTCGCCGGCCGTGTGCTGACCCTGGGTGATGCCGCGCATGTGGTGCATCCACTGGCCGGGCAGGGCGTGAACCTGGGCCTGCGCGATGTGGCCGGCCTGCGTGATCTGGTACGCGCGGCAAAACAGCGGCGTCAGGAGTGGAGTGCTCCGCACCGGCTGCAACGCTGGGCGCGGATGCGCCGCAGTGAGAACACCGTGGCCGCCTACAGTTTCGATGCGATCAACAAGGTGTTCTCCAATGACGAGATGCACCTGACCCTGGCGCGCGGTGCGCTGTTGGGCTTGGCAGGGAAGATGCCGCCGTTGGTGTCGCTGTTCTGGAAACGCGCGTCGGGGCTATAA